One Candidatus Goldiibacteriota bacterium DNA segment encodes these proteins:
- a CDS encoding methyltransferase domain-containing protein has protein sequence MKVIMETTGTSYKQGELTTAFTQMVAEMKEPTVLEVGTKQAIPGKTSMHREWFPNAKGHYGTDFQEGVDVDITADLHELSKALKRQSKIPKKFDVIISCAVFEHVLNPFVAVSECAKSLNPGGLMYVTVPNCFPIHEFPNDYWRFTIESLSYLMRQAGLIVLDAAYTSPTQIMCEDDPAVKNFASFLMVACIAKKPEKKGNIVKRAARKAINMVKKLNQGK, from the coding sequence GTGAAAGTAATTATGGAAACAACCGGGACAAGCTACAAACAGGGGGAACTTACTACTGCCTTTACACAAATGGTTGCGGAAATGAAAGAACCAACAGTGCTGGAAGTTGGAACCAAGCAGGCAATTCCCGGAAAGACAAGCATGCACAGGGAATGGTTTCCGAACGCAAAAGGGCATTATGGCACTGATTTTCAGGAAGGGGTGGATGTTGATATCACAGCTGACCTTCATGAACTTTCTAAAGCGTTAAAAAGGCAGAGTAAAATACCAAAAAAATTTGATGTGATAATATCCTGCGCTGTTTTTGAACATGTTTTAAACCCGTTTGTGGCTGTTTCGGAGTGCGCGAAAAGCCTGAACCCGGGCGGGCTTATGTATGTAACTGTTCCAAACTGTTTTCCCATACATGAATTTCCCAATGACTACTGGAGATTTACAATAGAAAGCCTTTCATATCTTATGCGGCAGGCCGGTCTTATAGTGCTGGACGCGGCATACACATCGCCGACGCAGATTATGTGTGAAGATGACCCTGCTGTTAAAAATTTTGCCTCCTTTTTAATGGTGGCTTGCATAGCGAAAAAACCCGAAAAAAAAGGCAATATAGTAAAGAGAGCCGCAAGAAAAGCCATTAATATGGTTAAAAAACTTAATCAGGGAAAATAA
- a CDS encoding DegT/DnrJ/EryC1/StrS family aminotransferase yields the protein MTGGFKEPVYVTRPLLPDLEKFKLRLNKIWESKWLSNMGEQHRLFEESARKALKAPYVSLFNNGTTALMAAVRFLGLKGEVITTPFTFPATPHALLLNGVHPVFCDIENETMNIDPDKIEAAITSKTTGILAVHIFGTPCDTVKIQKIADKHGLKVIYDAAHAFNTEIDGVGIGNFGDISMFSFHATKLFNTGEGGCLTYKDGCFKPGIELLRNMGIKNEEEVITAGFNGKMTEIQAALGMLNLELIEEERGKRSRLQEIYHRELSGVEGVACYKNPENIKESLQYFTVRIDEKQFGSSRDSVYEEFKKYNVFTRKYFYPLCSEYPCYKDYPSAEKELLPSAHKAADEVLCLPFYGELTNEDVEKICGILKGLKK from the coding sequence ATGACAGGGGGGTTTAAAGAACCGGTTTATGTCACAAGGCCTTTATTGCCTGATTTGGAAAAATTTAAGTTACGGCTTAATAAAATCTGGGAATCAAAATGGCTGTCAAATATGGGGGAACAGCACAGGTTATTTGAAGAAAGCGCGCGGAAAGCTCTTAAGGCGCCATATGTGTCCCTCTTTAATAACGGGACAACAGCCCTTATGGCCGCGGTCAGGTTTTTGGGCCTTAAAGGCGAGGTTATTACAACCCCGTTTACTTTTCCGGCAACTCCGCACGCGCTTTTGTTAAATGGGGTTCACCCTGTTTTTTGCGATATTGAAAATGAAACCATGAATATAGACCCGGATAAAATAGAAGCGGCAATAACTTCCAAAACAACGGGTATTCTTGCGGTTCATATATTTGGAACCCCGTGTGATACGGTTAAAATACAGAAAATAGCTGATAAACACGGCCTTAAAGTAATTTATGACGCGGCTCACGCTTTTAATACGGAAATTGACGGCGTGGGAATAGGGAATTTTGGGGATATATCAATGTTCAGTTTTCACGCCACGAAACTTTTTAACACGGGCGAAGGCGGATGTTTAACTTATAAGGACGGCTGTTTTAAACCGGGAATTGAACTGTTAAGGAATATGGGAATAAAGAATGAAGAAGAGGTAATAACAGCCGGTTTTAACGGCAAGATGACCGAGATTCAGGCGGCGTTGGGGATGTTAAACCTTGAATTGATTGAAGAAGAGAGGGGTAAAAGGAGCAGGCTGCAAGAGATATATCACAGGGAATTAAGCGGTGTTGAAGGCGTTGCCTGCTATAAAAATCCTGAAAATATAAAAGAAAGCCTTCAGTATTTTACAGTAAGAATAGATGAAAAACAATTCGGTTCAAGCAGAGACAGTGTTTATGAAGAGTTTAAGAAATATAATGTTTTTACAAGAAAGTATTTTTATCCGCTGTGCAGCGAATATCCGTGTTATAAAGATTATCCTTCGGCAGAAAAAGAACTTCTGCCATCCGCGCACAAAGCGGCAGATGAGGTTTTATGCCTTCCGTTTTACGGGGAATTAACAAATGAAGACGTTGAAAAAATATGCGGGATTTTAAAGGGGTTAAAAAAATAA
- a CDS encoding glycosyltransferase family 4 protein — MRKLKTRFGAAFTNVKPWDISLKKRIKILYEARENGMKTAVYLYESPDSSTFRYRAYNMCQALEFGKKWRGSYFFSYELEKLREYFDFINLAVAVRFRWTEELDLFIKECGEHSVRILFDLDDLVFDTGRIKFFLNTLGENLSDENTCNFWFAYFSRINSAASLCDALLSTNEFLASRLKRHYKKPSFVIRNFLNEEQISVSRELYEQKKARSYSHPFVIGYFSGSHSHSHDLDVAAPQIARLMEENKEIKFKIAGYIKMPEALKPFSKERVIMVPFKDFRELQKETSEVDLNIAPLIDNEFTNCKSELKYFEAAAAGTVTCASPVFSFKKAIVHGKNGYLCGSGGWYSVIKEIYKKGVDAKIVQNAKKHALLHYSPENQYENIEKVLENACAIKGSNKRRMK; from the coding sequence ATGCGTAAGTTAAAAACACGGTTTGGTGCCGCATTCACAAATGTGAAGCCCTGGGATATTTCTTTAAAAAAAAGAATAAAAATTTTGTATGAAGCACGCGAAAACGGGATGAAAACAGCGGTATATCTTTATGAAAGCCCGGACAGCAGCACTTTCAGATACAGGGCTTATAACATGTGTCAGGCCCTTGAATTCGGCAAAAAGTGGAGAGGGTCATATTTCTTTTCTTATGAACTTGAAAAACTGCGGGAATATTTTGATTTTATTAATCTTGCCGTGGCGGTAAGGTTCAGGTGGACGGAAGAACTTGACCTTTTTATAAAAGAGTGCGGGGAACATTCGGTTAGGATTCTCTTTGACCTTGATGACCTGGTTTTTGACACCGGCAGAATAAAATTTTTTCTTAATACGCTGGGCGAAAATTTGTCTGATGAAAATACCTGTAATTTCTGGTTTGCTTATTTTTCAAGGATAAACAGCGCGGCGTCCCTCTGCGACGCGCTTCTTTCAACAAATGAATTTTTGGCATCAAGGCTTAAAAGGCATTATAAAAAACCGTCATTTGTGATACGTAATTTTTTAAATGAAGAACAGATAAGCGTTTCGCGGGAACTTTATGAACAAAAAAAAGCACGGTCTTACAGCCATCCGTTTGTGATAGGATATTTCAGCGGCTCGCATTCGCACAGCCATGACCTTGATGTTGCCGCGCCGCAGATCGCGCGGCTTATGGAAGAAAATAAAGAAATTAAATTTAAAATAGCGGGTTATATAAAAATGCCGGAAGCATTAAAGCCTTTTTCTAAAGAAAGGGTAATAATGGTGCCTTTTAAAGATTTCAGGGAACTGCAGAAAGAAACATCCGAAGTTGACCTTAATATAGCGCCGCTTATTGACAATGAATTCACTAACTGTAAATCAGAACTTAAATATTTTGAAGCTGCTGCCGCGGGCACAGTGACGTGCGCTTCGCCGGTGTTTTCCTTTAAGAAAGCAATAGTGCACGGTAAAAACGGTTATTTATGCGGAAGCGGCGGCTGGTACAGCGTTATAAAAGAAATTTATAAAAAGGGCGTTGATGCCAAAATTGTACAAAACGCTAAAAAGCACGCGCTTTTACATTATTCTCCCGAAAATCAGTATGAAAATATTGAAAAAGTTCTTGAAAACGCATGCGCCATAAAGGGTTCTAATAAAAGGAGAATGAAGTGA
- a CDS encoding ABC transporter permease produces MIKRDLQRNIDLFVILVKKEITLKYKRTVLGLAWSLLNPVLMALVYYLAFSVFMRIKMENYALFLLSALFPWNWFSASVLMSVNTLTGNTDLIRKVVFPKHFLVLSLVAGQSVTMLFSIPVLAAILVFGGKMPGIEWLYGVPILIIIQFITLSGAAMAVSIVNVFFRDLEYIAGVFMTMLFWLTPVIYPLSAVPEKFRVLLAANPMLYLIESWRSLIMHNAINWQYIGFAFAASVMFLLAGIIIFKALEKKIDGVI; encoded by the coding sequence GTGATTAAAAGGGATTTGCAGAGAAATATTGACCTGTTTGTAATACTGGTTAAAAAAGAAATAACTCTTAAGTATAAAAGGACAGTGCTTGGGCTGGCGTGGTCGCTTTTAAATCCGGTTCTTATGGCTTTGGTATATTATCTTGCTTTTAGTGTTTTTATGAGGATTAAAATGGAAAATTACGCGTTATTTTTGTTAAGCGCGCTTTTTCCGTGGAACTGGTTTTCTGCATCTGTTCTGATGTCTGTTAACACTTTGACAGGCAATACCGATCTTATAAGAAAGGTGGTTTTTCCAAAACACTTTCTGGTTCTTTCGCTGGTGGCGGGCCAGTCTGTAACAATGCTTTTTTCCATACCCGTGCTGGCGGCAATACTTGTCTTTGGCGGAAAAATGCCGGGGATAGAGTGGCTGTACGGTGTTCCGATTCTGATAATAATTCAGTTTATCACATTGTCCGGAGCGGCAATGGCGGTTTCTATTGTTAATGTATTCTTCAGGGATCTTGAATATATTGCGGGCGTTTTTATGACAATGCTTTTCTGGCTTACGCCCGTTATATATCCGCTGTCCGCTGTCCCGGAAAAATTCAGGGTACTGCTTGCCGCCAATCCCATGCTTTATCTTATAGAAAGCTGGAGAAGCCTTATAATGCATAACGCCATAAACTGGCAGTATATAGGTTTTGCTTTTGCCGCGTCTGTTATGTTTCTTCTGGCCGGAATTATAATATTTAAGGCGCTTGAAAAAAAGATTGACGGGGTAATCTGA
- a CDS encoding ABC transporter ATP-binding protein codes for MITVKNLWKSYPAFSDKPGFKEFVINIGNFIKKRKEVFWALKDVSFEIKKGECVGIIGKNGAGKSTLLSVLLGVSEPTKGTVLVRGKRTPLLALGAGFSPDLSGRENIVINGILLGHTKKEMTAKIEQITAFAELEKFIDSPVRTYSWGMYMRLAFAIAVHTEPEVLMIDEILAVGDSFFQVKSADAIKKLIKNGVTTVFVSHSPQAITDLCTRVIWLDRGAVAGDGDPKKVLTDYMMKG; via the coding sequence ATGATAACTGTCAAAAATCTATGGAAAAGTTATCCCGCGTTTTCTGATAAACCCGGTTTTAAGGAATTTGTGATTAATATAGGAAATTTTATAAAAAAGAGGAAAGAAGTTTTCTGGGCGCTTAAGGATGTGTCTTTTGAGATAAAAAAAGGCGAATGCGTCGGAATTATAGGAAAGAACGGCGCGGGCAAATCCACGCTTTTATCGGTCCTGCTTGGCGTGTCAGAACCCACAAAAGGCACTGTTCTTGTCAGGGGAAAAAGGACTCCGCTTCTTGCCCTTGGCGCAGGTTTCAGCCCGGATCTTTCCGGCAGGGAAAATATAGTAATAAACGGGATACTGTTAGGGCATACAAAAAAAGAGATGACGGCTAAAATTGAACAGATAACGGCTTTTGCCGAACTTGAAAAGTTTATTGACAGCCCGGTCAGGACCTATTCCTGGGGTATGTATATGCGCCTTGCTTTCGCGATAGCGGTTCATACCGAGCCGGAAGTGCTTATGATAGATGAAATCCTTGCGGTAGGCGACAGTTTTTTTCAGGTGAAATCAGCGGACGCAATCAAAAAACTTATAAAAAACGGCGTGACAACGGTATTTGTGTCGCATTCGCCACAGGCAATTACGGATTTATGCACAAGAGTAATATGGCTTGACCGCGGCGCGGTTGCGGGCGACGGCGACCCCAAAAAAGTTTTAACGGATTATATGATGAAAGGATAA
- a CDS encoding acyltransferase: MNYSRGELEKLGLKKIGKNVSIARSCVIINPQYVSVGDNSRIDVFCILSAGSGGIEIGSNVHIGAGAYIFGGGGRVVLSDFCGISSKCVLYTSNDDYTQGHLTNPTVPGKFKKTESGPVILKKHAGTGSGCVILPNVTMGTGSGAGALTLIRKDVPDYFIVAGNPPKKVAERDRQLLEKLEREYLEYNKTEGL; encoded by the coding sequence ATGAATTACAGCAGGGGCGAACTGGAAAAACTGGGTTTAAAGAAAATCGGAAAAAATGTGTCAATCGCGAGATCGTGCGTTATAATTAACCCGCAGTATGTTTCTGTCGGAGACAACAGCAGAATTGATGTTTTTTGTATTTTAAGCGCCGGAAGCGGCGGAATAGAGATAGGCAGCAACGTGCATATAGGGGCCGGGGCATATATTTTTGGGGGCGGCGGTCGCGTTGTGCTTTCTGATTTCTGCGGCATATCGTCTAAATGCGTTTTATATACGTCAAATGACGATTATACACAGGGGCACCTGACAAACCCCACAGTGCCGGGAAAATTCAAGAAAACAGAATCAGGGCCGGTTATTTTAAAAAAACACGCAGGGACAGGAAGCGGCTGTGTTATTCTGCCGAATGTCACGATGGGGACAGGCTCCGGAGCGGGCGCGCTGACGCTTATCCGCAAAGATGTACCGGATTATTTTATTGTCGCGGGTAATCCGCCAAAAAAAGTGGCGGAAAGGGACAGGCAGCTTCTGGAAAAACTTGAACGGGAATACCTTGAATATAATAAAACGGAGGGGTTATGA